GCTCAATCATTTTCCATTATTTGGTAAAATGAATCAAGACCTTCACAaattgcatactctctcatgatcctCGTTTTGAGCTCTCTTCAGCTGGCATAATTGACCTAGTCGGATTTGGATTAATCGAAGCTGGCCAATATTAACAAACCCGCAGAGTCCACTAAAGCATTGACAAATGACAAAACACTGAAAGCGCGACAGATAAAATGTTGAATCCATTGAAGAACTTGATTTAGGATTTACGACTCTATAAACGCTGACGACATCATAGACTGCAAAATGTTAATACGCTCGTCTTTTTTTTTTCGCGCATCCTTAAGAGTATCGGTTATGAAAATTGATCGAGACAGCGCGCAGTCGTCACTTGTTCAGGGATTTACTTACTTTTAGATCAGTTCAGATGTATACAAGTTATAGCTTTAATATACAAATGATAGGCGCAGGTGTCTCACATCTGATTGACAGTTCACATggaatttacaaataaatattaaagagaattaagctaaaatgttgatcatcgatttctcgatattttaTTGTCCCGGTTTCATCTTTTCAGAGTTTGAAAACTCTTTCATAAATTGCCatcataaaaaatatgcaaCATGGCAAAGTTCGTCATAAAAATAGTTTGGATGGTTAGATCTGAGGTGTAATAATCATCAGTTGCTTGAGGAGGACTATGACACTAATATTTGATACTTCAAAATACTTCGCGAAGTGAGACAGAAAATTACGTTTGTTTGCGCTCACAGACAAACCAACAAGGATGCTTGTGTTTAGTGCCTAAAATCTCCTAATATAATAACGAATCCAATTTCAATTATTCTAAACAATCATTAATCAGTATTATGTGTATTTCCTGTGGTTCGGGTGTCATTGTTTGTTTCGGTGTCTTTTTTTACAACGCTTCTCTGAGATATtatgcaatttttgtcattttactgACAGGTTTTGctttcataataataataataataatattgggttcttatatagcgcacatatccacaagtacatgtgatcaaggcgctttacaattattattacccctggtcactggacctaatatgataccactcaactccctggggagcaaacaacagctcacatgtgcagccaataagcgcagcagagctaaacgcacataTAACAatctctgtcctaccaggtacccatcactcctgggtggggagaaacaatgaggaataaagtgccttgctcaccatagccatgccggggctcgaactcaccatcctgtgatcgtgcgtccactgctctatccactggcccatgatgcctcctcaTGCTGGCAATCTATTTGCGGCAGATGTTGACACTTACTTTACGGTGCATTCGATATGTCAGATTACGATATTATACTTGAGTCAGTAACTTGtgtgtcatgcctcattaagtGAGTAAATTTCAGATTATCGTCACCATCATCTCTCTGTATATGATGATTCACAGAAGTCCTTGAAGTTGCACTGAAATCAGAGGATTCTATGGATGTCGATCGAGAACACAGCAACACGTCGTCATCTTGGCAACCTTTTGAACCAATCATTGAGAGTCCAGGTCAGTTACGTCGTGATCAGTTGTTGTCCGTTGTTATAGATGTGCAATTCATATAATTCTACACGTCAGTGAGGAAGATGCATTTCTCAGGCACTAAGTAACATTTTTTGTTTGTCCTCACTGCAGCGAAACATTAGAAATACACGTTGTGTGAATTGCATAATTTTATAATACAAATTCAATCGATTTCTGATCAAATTGTTCTGAAAGCAAAGAAGACTTTTAAATtgatgggttttttttcaaaacattttactgtttcTTCACTATTTCATGTACGCACCGTTATAAGTTTACAGATGTGATAAGACAGATATGATAAAAGTTCCTACATATAATATTCAAATGTATGAAGAAACATATTTGTTAAACGCGTCCGAAGTACTGTAAAGTCAGTATTTTCGCAGGTCCTTTGATAAAAAGAATAAATAGTAAGATATATCATGATGACTGAACATAAACATGAAAGCGGGTTATTAAATGTCACATTAGTTATGTACAAATCTTATCATAGAACCAGAACCAGAAGTTGAACCTGATCCAGAGCCAATGATTGTTGAATATAGTCCAGCATCAGAAAGTGGAATCATCAGAAAATACGTCGTGTCTGAAGATGCTATGCAGGAAGGGTCACCAAGCGATTCTTCTGTTGGCATTGCTCCTCCATCCCCTGGCAGCTCCAGCAGTAACCTCTCTAATAGTAGCAGTGCAACACCATCCTATTCCGGCAGCAGATCTGGCAGTTCTACTTCGAACGATTCGAAAACGACAGAACACTCGAGCATTACTGCTTCATCGACTACTACCGACCGTACGGATTTGAGTTCCAGAACAGGTCAATCTATTGAAAGCAGCTTGACATCTGGCACTTATTCAAGTTATACTTCGGGTCGGACTGGAACGAGTGGAACTACTTATTCAAGCTATACAACAGATATGACGCATTCAACAATGACTACTGGTTCTACAATGCCAAGTTTTGGGTCTTCTGAGTTCTCCACTGATGCGTACACAAGCACTTTGACAGGAAGTTTGAGTCGTAGTGACAGTGGAAGTCGGACTGAATCAGCAACAACTGAAAGTAAGTACAGTACATCAAATGCTAAATCGAGTAGCGATACCGTCATTTCTGCACAAGTACCTCAATCAGAGGGGCCGGCTGAAACGAAGCGTAGGAAGGCCCATGAAGTCGAGCCGCCCACGCCACCACCGTCTTCAGCTTCTGAACAATCATATTCTTCACAGACATCAGAGACTGAAGGAAAGTCTATGACAGTCCCACCACCGAACTCATCAAAATATGTGTCAGAAGTCATAGAACCACAGATTACACAAGCCCAGATGGCACAGATTGGCCAAGGTCGTATTGCAGCAGATGATGGAAAACTGACAGTAGGTAGCTTTCACTCAGCtgaatcaaaattcagttacactACGCCATCAATTCTAttggaaaagaaagaaatagaGGAAGCCAATGATTCTCTTCTTGACTACACGACACCATCTAGGTTGCACCAAAAGATCATCTCGAGGGACATTAATGAAAAACCTCACATAACTGAGTCAATTAAAAGTTATACAACCCCATCTGCCCTTTTTAGAAAAAAGGAGGAGATAGAAGGTGTTGATTCTTTACAAGACAACAAAACAGCCACAACGTTGGTTGAACAAACTGTTGGCAGAGAACAAATAGAGAGGGTTGCACTTCAGTCACCTACTTCTAACATCAGACCTTCACAGATATCGACAGAAAACGATAAAATCGTTGGCGAGCCCCCTCATATACGGGGCACTCATGGATCTCATATTACACCAtcgtcttcatcatcatcagttgAAGTAGTACCTGAACCAGAAAGAACTGAACATACACTTGATCCTAACTTTGGCGAGAAATACCCCTACTTACAGAAAACCCTGGGCGCTAAAGATAGCTCACCAAATGACGAATTCAAAATGTCTTTTAAAAAATCTGATACTTCATCATCTGGTCATGTtacaaggaaagaaaaagaagaaacttATGGCACTCAAATGGATGAGTCAGGTAGAAAATCGACAACTGCCACTCCCCATGATTCAGTAACACCTGCATCATCATTTGATTTTGTGACGGATTCTGATTTACCGTCCCCAGCACAGGCAGAACTCTTGTTCAGACGTGCTTCCTCTGGGCCTGTGTACCAAGAATCATCATCTGGCACTTTGCCTGATGTGTACACAGAAAGTGATGAGAGTATGCCACCCGGGGTTTCCTTCGTGAGTGCTCCAACACCAACAATACCATACGATTCAGAGCTAGATGTTGAAGTAGACTCTAGAGCTCAGTCATACGACATATGCTTGCCAACAAGTGAGCAGGCTACACAAGAGAAAGCAGAAACTAAGACAGTTCCACTAAAGGCACAATCTGTGTATGTTTCTCCTGTCA
This is a stretch of genomic DNA from Ptychodera flava strain L36383 chromosome 21, AS_Pfla_20210202, whole genome shotgun sequence. It encodes these proteins:
- the LOC139122249 gene encoding uncharacterized protein, giving the protein MATPEKPKKSVSFAVERPREEEIKRDTKSLFIVRQRPEVFADSKLIRPKFSSPSMNLSTMYLNASDESDSAESESEDMEEEEVLEVALKSEDSMDVDREHSNTSSSWQPFEPIIESPEPEPEVEPDPEPMIVEYSPASESGIIRKYVVSEDAMQEGSPSDSSVGIAPPSPGSSSSNLSNSSSATPSYSGSRSGSSTSNDSKTTEHSSITASSTTTDRTDLSSRTGQSIESSLTSGTYSSYTSGRTGTSGTTYSSYTTDMTHSTMTTGSTMPSFGSSEFSTDAYTSTLTGSLSRSDSGSRTESATTESKYSTSNAKSSSDTVISAQVPQSEGPAETKRRKAHEVEPPTPPPSSASEQSYSSQTSETEGKSMTVPPPNSSKYVSEVIEPQITQAQMAQIGQGRIAADDGKLTVGSFHSAESKFSYTTPSILLEKKEIEEANDSLLDYTTPSRLHQKIISRDINEKPHITESIKSYTTPSALFRKKEEIEGVDSLQDNKTATTLVEQTVGREQIERVALQSPTSNIRPSQISTENDKIVGEPPHIRGTHGSHITPSSSSSSVEVVPEPERTEHTLDPNFGEKYPYLQKTLGAKDSSPNDEFKMSFKKSDTSSSGHVTRKEKEETYGTQMDESGRKSTTATPHDSVTPASSFDFVTDSDLPSPAQAELLFRRASSGPVYQESSSGTLPDVYTESDESMPPGVSFVSAPTPTIPYDSELDVEVDSRAQSYDICLPTSEQATQEKAETKTVPLKAQSVYVSPVKRHIYGSINQPYSLPSVPVYSVMHRMPAAGDLHHKRPEFLHDYVTEALTLDKTKGVVGKIIPTVIDMEISTDETEREQQEAEGESKRQIGETDLKTDSKQMADKDLEINQQTDRNGQQERSDDSDEIETVSNPLFTYQWSCLNLILTYALETALSV